Proteins from a single region of Thermococcus sp. CX2:
- a CDS encoding OadG family protein produces MVTIAEFIEGLNITALGVTVVFAVLTILALVLYFVGWLERRITERETPAPAPVKVEETKVEEKNEIPPRDLAIITAAILAYTAEKASQLRPLPFKRKVSDAWRLYGIQTTMEEVEDFNYEIGKW; encoded by the coding sequence ATGGTAACAATAGCTGAGTTCATAGAGGGCCTCAACATAACCGCCCTGGGAGTAACGGTGGTCTTCGCCGTTCTCACAATTTTGGCCCTTGTCCTTTACTTCGTCGGCTGGCTCGAGAGGAGGATCACAGAGAGAGAAACTCCCGCCCCTGCCCCAGTGAAGGTCGAGGAGACCAAGGTGGAAGAGAAGAATGAGATACCCCCAAGGGACCTGGCTATCATAACTGCCGCAATTCTGGCCTACACCGCCGAGAAGGCCTCACAGCTGAGGCCCCTGCCCTTTAAGAGAAAAGTTTCTGATGCATGGCGCCTCTACGGCATCCAAACTACCATGGAAGAGGTTGAGGACTTCAACTACGAGATCGGGAAGTGGTGA